From a single Apium graveolens cultivar Ventura chromosome 2, ASM990537v1, whole genome shotgun sequence genomic region:
- the LOC141708085 gene encoding diaminopimelate decarboxylase 1, chloroplastic-like, translated as MAAASNLLSQPLKTHQNPFQKSLKNPFFSNPTIITYKPTFKSLNLRAILSENPTKTTQKFEHCFTKSEQDGYLYCEGLKVQDVMESVERRPFYLYSKPQITRNVEAYVEALEGLNSIIGYAIKANNNFKILEHLRGLGCGAVLVSGNELRLALGAGFDPTKCIFNGNGKLLEDLVLAAQEGVFVNVDSEFDLENIVSAARISGKKVNVLLRINPDVDPQVHPYVATGNKSSKFGIRNEKLQWFLDAVKSHPDELKLVGAHCHLGSTITKVDIFRDAAVLMVNYIDQIRAQGFEIDYLNIGGGLGIDYYHAGAILPTPRDLIDTVRELVLSRNLNLIIEPGRSLIANTCCLVNRVTGVKTNGAKNFVVIDGSMAELIRPSLYDAYQHIELVSPTQPDAEVSTFDVVGPVCESADFLGKNRELPTPARGAGLVVHDAGAYCMSMASTYNLKMRPPEYWIDEDGTVSKIRHGETFADHMRYFEGL; from the exons ATGGCGGCGGCTTCTAACTTGCTGTCTCAACCCCTAAAAACCCATCAAAACCCTTTTCAGAAATCTCTTAAAAACCCATTTTTCTCAAACCCCACAATCATCACCTACAAGCCCACTTTCAAGAGCTTAAATCTTAGAGCAATCTTGTCTGAAAACCCCACAAAAACAACCCAGAAATTTGAGCATTGTTTCACTAAATCTGAACAAGATGGGTACTTGTATTGTGAGGGTCTTAAGGTCCAAGATGTTATGGAAAGTGTGGAAAGGAGGCCTTTTTATTTGTATAGTAAACCCCAAATTACTAGAAATGTTGAGGCTTAtgttgaggctttagagggttTGAATTCTATTATCGGGTATGCTATTAAGGCTAATAATAATTTCAAGATTTTGGAGCATTTGAGGGGTTTAGGGTGTGGAGCTGTGTTGGTTAGTGGTAATGAACTTCGCTTGGCGCTTGGAGCTGGTTTTGATCCTACCAA GTGTATATTTAATGGGAACGGAAAGCTTTTGGAGGATCTTGTGCTGGCTGCCCAAGAAGGTGTCTTTGTCAATGTTGATAGTGAATTTGATTTGGAAAATATTGTATCAGCTGCTAGGATTTCTGGAAAGAAGGTCAATGTGCTTCTTCGAATCAATCCAGATGTGGACCCTCAG GTTCACCCTTATGTTGCCACTGGAAACAAAAGCTCGAAATTTGGTATCAGGAATGAGAAGTTACAATGGTTTCTGGATGCTGTGAAGTCTCATCCTGATGAATTGAAGCTTGTTGGGGCTCATTGTCATCTTGGGTCTACCATTACCAAG GTAGATATTTTTAGAGATGCTGCAGTTCTGATGGTGAACTACATTGATCAAATTCGAGCTCAAGGATTTgaaattgattacttaaatattGGAGGTGGTCTGGGAATTGATTACTATCATGCTGGAGCTATACTTCCGACACCTAGGGATCTTATTGACACT GTTAGGGAGTTGGTTCTTTCAAGGAATCTCAACCTCATTATTGAACCTGGGCGATCACTAATTGCAAATACTTGCTGCTTGGTTAATCGGGTCACTGGAGTAAAGACAAATGGAGCCAAAAATTTTGTTGTAATTGATGGCAGCATGGCAGAACTCATTCGTCCTAGTCTTTATGATGCTTATCAA CACATAGAGCTAGTTTCTCCTACACAACCTGATGCCGAGGTTTCTACTTTTGATGTGGTTGGTCCAGTCTGTGAatcagcagatttcttgggaaaGAACAGGGAGCTTCCTACTCCAGCCAGG GGTGCTGGCCTAGTAGTTCATGATGCAGGTGCTTACTGCATGAGCATGGCATCAACCTACAATCTAAAGATGCGCCCACCAGAATACTGG ATTGATGAAGATGGAACAGTGTCCAAAATTCGGCATGGCGAGACATTTGCTGACCATATGAGGTACTTTGAAGGTCTTTAA